A single window of Parabacteroides sp. FAFU027 DNA harbors:
- a CDS encoding sigma-70 family RNA polymerase sigma factor, which yields MTQKEFKLLFDQYFDAVRNYVFYRCGDEEVANDVAQEVFMRIWEKQLFPEIKKEKALLFKIAGDIFISQYRRKVLEMNYMQSLEINEHESSSIDNLEYKELEKTYNNALEAMPEVSRVAFLMSRVEELKYSEIAERLQISVKAVEKRMTNALSHLREKLAYYEKE from the coding sequence TTGACACAGAAGGAATTTAAACTATTGTTTGACCAGTATTTCGATGCGGTACGTAATTACGTATTTTACCGCTGCGGGGATGAAGAGGTCGCAAATGATGTGGCGCAGGAGGTATTTATGCGTATCTGGGAAAAACAGCTTTTCCCAGAAATAAAGAAGGAAAAAGCGCTACTCTTTAAAATTGCCGGTGATATCTTTATTTCCCAATATCGTAGGAAAGTGCTGGAAATGAATTATATGCAATCGTTGGAGATAAATGAACACGAAAGTTCATCTATTGACAACCTGGAATACAAGGAGTTGGAAAAAACGTACAATAATGCTTTGGAAGCAATGCCGGAAGTCTCCCGGGTGGCTTTCCTGATGAGCCGCGTCGAGGAGCTGAAATATTCGGAAATTGCCGAACGGTTACAGATTAGTGTCAAAGCGGTGGAAAAAAGGATGACAAATGCCCTGTCGCATTTGAGAGAAAAATTAGCTTATTATGAAAAAGAGTGA
- a CDS encoding TonB-dependent receptor domain-containing protein, whose amino-acid sequence MREKYALKFSFDDKLLARIKVRINKKFSSPAKALEYLLRQNALTYQLQDGVYVIYPAMALSTKSSSVGKWDSKISGSISDKTSGETLPNASVLINGYNVSCDEMGRFTFISANDSVFGLRISHLGYLVKDTLVKSGMQHKFQLIPASYKIKEVTVVHQVEKSLRTTELPGVIRANNLIANNLPGNGNASVFNFLRLMPGFLASGEQSQSMLIWGCYEGQSQLSVDGYTLFGLKNFNDNISPVNPYIVKDIKLLKGGYGAQYGGRVGGMVDITGIDGNTYKPEVKVNLNNLTVNAMASTPVGKNLSLTGAFRQTFYNLYDIEKLNPFRGDNHSTTTTSRTNQSLTAPNQQSGNDFQPNNASQKRAAAIEQPGNNTPSAPTQSNTTSVYLYPDYMFRDGNLKLSGRTNGGDSYFVSMYGGLDKFDYSLKDSINNSPYNFDANQKSTQWGASSGYNKLWQNGNRTAFNVAYSFLDVNAQTTNNLSSPGNESGNSKKENIIREYKIQAENYFTLSEKHSLVFGGGITGNSYNYDEILNSKAEETLKNDVQLLNGYATDQIYLNRSLTLKPGLRFDYSFLQHQMYWQPRISMNYQICDALKTAFSWGKYNQFIAKNYVVDKFGNYQMAWMVSDGERIPVPAAYHWVAGGYFNKSGFSASVEGYYKSIDGLYRVARSQGQNPGQSQTKNYYGQGRSAGVDFLVKQQYGRHYAWVSYSLSKTDEFFPDIMTKYQSAPQDQRQELKSAVILDFKRWICSANYVYGSGFPEYMRNLELSSAARNKYNRFDISLSYRLAPKRFNMQTGFSILNLFDTDNVKMSGLFQNSGNSVSSEKVLSIYSHTIPFTPMLYFELSF is encoded by the coding sequence ATGCGGGAGAAGTACGCCCTGAAGTTTTCGTTTGACGATAAGCTGCTTGCCCGGATAAAAGTCAGAATCAATAAAAAGTTTTCTTCACCGGCAAAAGCCCTGGAGTATCTGCTCCGGCAAAATGCACTTACATATCAGTTGCAGGATGGAGTCTATGTAATCTATCCTGCAATGGCACTTTCTACTAAATCGTCTTCTGTCGGGAAATGGGACAGTAAAATCTCCGGTTCTATTTCGGACAAGACCAGCGGTGAAACCCTACCTAACGCTTCCGTTCTGATAAACGGGTACAATGTCTCCTGTGATGAGATGGGCCGGTTTACCTTTATTTCTGCAAATGACTCGGTTTTTGGGTTAAGAATCAGCCACCTGGGGTATTTGGTTAAAGATACGCTGGTGAAGTCAGGTATGCAGCATAAATTTCAGCTTATCCCGGCTTCATACAAAATAAAGGAGGTGACCGTGGTTCATCAGGTCGAAAAAAGTCTTCGTACCACAGAATTGCCAGGTGTCATCCGGGCAAATAATCTGATAGCCAATAATCTTCCCGGTAATGGAAATGCATCCGTATTTAACTTTCTTCGGTTGATGCCCGGTTTTTTAGCCTCCGGCGAACAAAGTCAGAGTATGCTGATCTGGGGTTGTTATGAGGGACAAAGTCAGTTGTCAGTGGATGGGTATACCTTGTTTGGCCTGAAGAATTTTAATGATAATATCAGTCCGGTCAATCCGTATATAGTAAAAGATATCAAGCTTCTGAAGGGAGGATATGGCGCTCAGTATGGAGGGCGTGTTGGAGGAATGGTCGATATTACCGGCATTGATGGAAATACGTACAAGCCTGAAGTTAAGGTGAATCTGAATAACCTGACGGTGAATGCGATGGCTTCCACTCCAGTTGGAAAGAATTTATCGTTGACCGGTGCATTTCGTCAGACCTTTTACAATCTCTATGATATCGAGAAACTGAACCCATTTCGCGGAGATAATCACTCGACCACAACAACATCACGTACAAACCAGTCTTTAACAGCTCCAAACCAACAAAGTGGGAATGACTTCCAGCCCAATAATGCTTCTCAAAAGAGAGCAGCAGCTATAGAACAACCCGGAAATAATACGCCATCAGCACCAACTCAATCCAATACAACTTCGGTCTATCTTTATCCGGATTATATGTTTCGGGACGGAAACCTGAAATTATCCGGAAGGACCAATGGCGGTGATAGCTATTTTGTCAGTATGTATGGAGGTTTGGATAAATTCGATTATTCACTGAAAGACTCTATTAATAACAGCCCTTATAACTTTGATGCTAATCAGAAATCTACCCAGTGGGGGGCGTCTTCCGGATATAATAAACTATGGCAAAATGGAAATCGTACGGCGTTTAATGTAGCCTATTCTTTCTTAGATGTAAATGCGCAGACAACAAATAATTTGTCTTCACCCGGAAATGAAAGTGGAAATTCTAAAAAAGAAAATATTATCCGGGAGTATAAAATTCAGGCAGAGAATTATTTTACTTTAAGCGAGAAACACTCCCTGGTTTTTGGTGGTGGAATAACCGGAAACTCATACAATTATGATGAAATCCTGAATTCGAAGGCAGAAGAGACTTTGAAAAATGATGTCCAGTTATTGAATGGATACGCCACTGACCAAATCTATCTGAATCGTTCATTGACTTTGAAGCCAGGTCTTCGGTTTGACTATTCATTCCTGCAACATCAGATGTACTGGCAGCCTCGTATTTCCATGAATTATCAAATATGCGATGCCTTAAAAACGGCTTTTTCATGGGGAAAATACAACCAGTTTATCGCCAAGAATTATGTAGTTGACAAGTTTGGTAATTATCAGATGGCCTGGATGGTTTCAGATGGAGAAAGGATTCCGGTTCCGGCTGCTTACCATTGGGTAGCTGGAGGTTATTTTAATAAAAGTGGTTTTTCGGCCTCTGTGGAGGGATATTATAAAAGCATTGATGGTCTGTATCGTGTAGCCCGTAGTCAGGGACAGAATCCAGGTCAATCGCAGACGAAAAATTATTATGGACAGGGGCGGTCCGCAGGAGTAGATTTTCTGGTTAAACAACAATATGGTCGGCATTATGCCTGGGTCTCTTATTCGTTAAGTAAAACAGACGAATTTTTCCCTGATATTATGACTAAATACCAATCGGCTCCACAGGATCAGCGTCAAGAATTAAAATCTGCAGTTATCCTTGATTTTAAACGTTGGATATGTTCTGCCAATTATGTTTACGGCTCAGGATTTCCTGAATATATGCGTAATCTGGAATTGAGCAGTGCAGCCAGAAATAAATATAACCGTTTTGATATTTCCTTAAGCTATCGGTTGGCTCCAAAACGATTTAATATGCAAACCGGGTTTTCAATCCTGAACCTTTTTGATACCGATAATGTAAAAATGAGTGGATTATTCCAGAATTCCGGAAATTCGGTGAGTTCAGAAAAGGTTTTGTCCATTTATTCACATACCATACCATTTACACCGATGTTGTACTTTGAACTGTCATTTTAG
- a CDS encoding FecR family protein: MKKSDTSDYKDLEQATFNITWKKSKEEIWQEVFAGLTEQEVQPVRKIVSFQTWLRYTAVAAVAVITLLFSGMWFYTTTVVSPIASRETVTLPDGSTVLMNAETKITYKPYWWKIQREVKLDGEAFFKVKKGKRFTVVSKDASTTVMGTSFNIYARIDGYTATCMTGKVKVMTASGASTVFLTPNLQANLINGSLEKQTVEASNSLAWSRHEFFFTSMPLSKVLREISRQYGVVIDCKGTFNEHYTGNFSRRLSIKEALSLVCLPFGINFTAISTNHYLISE, from the coding sequence ATGAAAAAGAGTGATACTTCGGATTATAAAGATTTAGAACAGGCGACATTCAATATCACCTGGAAGAAAAGCAAGGAGGAGATCTGGCAGGAGGTTTTTGCCGGGTTGACAGAGCAAGAGGTACAGCCTGTCAGGAAAATTGTTTCTTTCCAAACTTGGCTACGTTACACAGCCGTGGCAGCGGTAGCCGTTATTACGTTACTTTTCTCCGGCATGTGGTTTTATACCACAACGGTTGTCTCACCTATAGCCTCAAGGGAAACAGTGACTCTGCCGGATGGCTCAACCGTATTGATGAATGCTGAAACTAAAATTACCTACAAGCCCTACTGGTGGAAAATACAGCGGGAGGTGAAACTGGATGGCGAAGCATTTTTCAAGGTCAAAAAAGGAAAACGCTTTACGGTAGTCTCTAAAGATGCCAGTACGACGGTTATGGGAACCAGCTTCAATATCTATGCAAGAATTGACGGATACACAGCAACCTGTATGACCGGAAAGGTGAAAGTAATGACTGCGTCAGGTGCTTCTACTGTATTTTTGACACCGAACTTACAGGCAAATCTGATAAACGGTAGTTTGGAAAAGCAAACCGTTGAGGCATCAAACTCGTTGGCGTGGAGCAGACACGAATTTTTCTTTACTTCAATGCCATTATCGAAGGTGTTGCGCGAGATTTCCCGCCAGTATGGAGTGGTAATTGACTGTAAAGGGACATTCAACGAGCATTATACTGGGAATTTCTCCCGCAGGTTATCTATAAAAGAGGCGTTAAGTTTGGTCTGTTTGCCATTTGGTATTAATTTTACCGCAATCAGTACAAACCATTACTTAATATCTGAATAA